The following nucleotide sequence is from Brevinematales bacterium.
AAATCACCGCCGAAGGAGTATACCCCGGGCAGTCCGCCGAACGGGAGAAACGCCACCGCCATTATCATTACCGCTAACTGCACCGCGGGCGCTAATTTGAATACGGCGGTAACCGTATCGCTGTAAACCGCGCCTTTTTTCAGCAGTTTAAACAAGTCGCGGTATGCCTGAAGAAGGGGAAATCCCTTTCGCCCCGCGAATATCGCCTTGGTCTTCCGAATCAGGCCTTCGAGGAGCGGCGCGAAAACGAGAGCCAGAAGTAAGGGGAGGAAATTTAATAATTCCATATTATAGCCCCAACCCGATGATTAA
It contains:
- a CDS encoding hydrogenase; translated protein: MELLNFLPLLLALVFAPLLEGLIRKTKAIFAGRKGFPLLQAYRDLFKLLKKGAVYSDTVTAVFKLAPAVQLAVMIMAVAFLPFGGLPGVYSFGGD